A portion of the Methanomicrobia archaeon genome contains these proteins:
- a CDS encoding bifunctional 5,6,7,8-tetrahydromethanopterin hydro-lyase/3-hexulose-6-phosphate synthase, giving the protein MINEEEFLVGEALMGEEPEIAHIDLIIGSKRSAVGAAFASALAQPRQAHTPILGVIRPNLPTKPATLIVPKVSIRNLADAEKMFGPAQSAVAKAVADAVEEGIIPKAQVEDLVVIVSVFIHPRGKDYQRIYRYNYAATKLALSRAIQKFPDIDKVLEEKDKSIHAMIGFRINNLKKPPYLEVALDIPDWRRVEGIIRALPRSDAIIIEAGTPLIKRYGVEVVQKIHQLRPETVVLADLKTLDTGNLEARMAGDATADVIAFSGLAPVKTMEKFIDECKKVGALSLMDTLNVQDPVAVLEKLTVKPNIVELHRAIDVEQAQESAWGDIGEIRRVCGNNVLVAVAGGIRVDKVEKALESGADILVVGRAITAAKDVNGAARAFLQRMGVEEVDQFRVMTDF; this is encoded by the coding sequence ATGATTAACGAGGAGGAGTTCCTGGTGGGCGAGGCTCTTATGGGAGAAGAGCCAGAAATAGCGCATATTGATCTGATTATAGGCAGTAAGAGATCTGCTGTGGGCGCAGCATTTGCCTCTGCGCTTGCCCAGCCTCGACAAGCACACACGCCGATCCTTGGCGTCATCCGACCTAATCTTCCGACCAAACCAGCGACGCTGATCGTACCGAAGGTGAGCATACGAAACCTCGCAGATGCGGAGAAGATGTTTGGACCTGCTCAAAGTGCAGTTGCCAAGGCCGTTGCGGACGCAGTGGAAGAAGGCATTATACCGAAAGCGCAGGTGGAAGACCTCGTGGTTATCGTTTCCGTCTTCATCCATCCCCGAGGCAAGGATTATCAGCGGATCTATCGATACAACTATGCCGCGACAAAGCTCGCACTCTCACGAGCGATTCAGAAGTTCCCGGATATCGATAAAGTTTTAGAAGAGAAAGATAAATCAATACATGCTATGATAGGATTCAGGATAAATAATCTTAAAAAACCGCCCTATCTGGAGGTTGCACTGGACATTCCAGACTGGAGGCGGGTAGAAGGGATTATCAGGGCCTTACCCAGAAGTGACGCAATCATAATCGAGGCGGGCACACCGCTCATCAAGCGGTATGGCGTTGAAGTGGTGCAGAAGATCCATCAGTTGAGGCCCGAGACGGTTGTGCTTGCTGATCTCAAGACATTGGACACGGGCAACTTAGAAGCGCGGATGGCTGGCGATGCAACCGCCGACGTGATCGCGTTTTCGGGATTAGCGCCCGTGAAAACGATGGAGAAGTTTATCGATGAGTGCAAGAAAGTTGGCGCGCTCTCGCTGATGGACACACTGAACGTGCAAGACCCGGTGGCGGTACTCGAGAAGCTCACGGTGAAGCCGAACATTGTGGAATTGCATCGAGCAATCGATGTGGAACAGGCACAGGAGAGTGCATGGGGCGATATCGGTGAGATACGCCGCGTGTGTGGGAACAACGTACTCGTTGCGGTCGCCGGCGGCATACGTGTGGACAAGGTAGAAAAAGCTCTTGAATCCGGGGCGGATATTCTCGTGGTTGGTCGCGCGATTACCGCGGCAAAGGATGTGAACGGAGCAGCGCGAGCGTTCCTGCAGCGGATGGGTGTCGAAGAGGTGGATCAGTTCAGGGTTATGACTGATTTTTAG
- a CDS encoding V-type ATP synthase subunit D — protein MPEIIEGVSPTRMELLYLRRRVKLAEKGHDLLREKRDALIAEFLDVVGEVRGARKEAEEKLQEAFNYLILAQARLGVDEVRQLSLMTPQEISLEFSSRSIMGVSVPILELKSELARNVTDRGYGFVDSSAAVDKCARSFEEALEKIIKLAELEEAVRNLAGEVEKTKRRVNALEYVMIPRLKTTRKYIQMRLEEMERENFTRLKKIKMVLERKD, from the coding sequence ATGCCGGAGATAATAGAAGGGGTAAGCCCCACGAGGATGGAATTGTTGTACCTGCGTAGAAGGGTGAAATTAGCGGAGAAGGGGCACGATTTGCTACGAGAGAAGCGGGATGCGCTGATTGCTGAGTTCCTGGATGTCGTGGGCGAGGTACGGGGTGCCCGGAAGGAAGCGGAAGAGAAGTTACAGGAGGCTTTTAATTATTTGATACTCGCACAGGCGCGGTTAGGCGTGGATGAAGTGCGGCAATTATCGCTGATGACGCCGCAGGAGATCTCACTGGAGTTTTCGTCACGAAGTATTATGGGCGTGAGTGTGCCCATCTTGGAATTGAAGAGCGAGTTAGCGCGGAACGTTACGGATCGCGGCTACGGCTTTGTGGATTCCTCTGCCGCGGTGGACAAATGTGCGCGCAGTTTCGAAGAGGCGTTGGAGAAGATAATCAAGCTCGCGGAGCTCGAGGAAGCGGTGCGGAATCTTGCAGGCGAGGTGGAGAAGACGAAACGGCGTGTCAATGCGCTTGAATACGTCATGATCCCGCGCTTGAAAACGACGCGGAAATACATCCAGATGCGATTGGAAGAGATGGAACGCGAGAATTTCACGCGCTTGAAGAAGATCAAGATGGTGCTGGAAAGGAAGGACTAA
- a CDS encoding 50S ribosomal protein L6 has protein sequence MTDSTEDTDEGISVTVPIPEGVTVTLTGKAVIKVEGPKGAIERELWYPGVRFQIEQKADEGNAVVIHCGTSRKKMQAIVGTYASHIRNMITGVTEGFFYKLAVVHAHFPMQIALTKEGDALSVSNFLGERKPRMAKIVEGVKVELKGREIVVSGINKEAVGQTAADIEQTTRIRGYDPRVFQDGIYLVEKGVGMGT, from the coding sequence ATGACCGATTCGACGGAAGATACGGACGAAGGTATTAGCGTTACTGTACCGATTCCTGAAGGGGTGACTGTCACGCTAACGGGAAAGGCGGTTATTAAGGTGGAAGGCCCGAAAGGGGCGATAGAGCGAGAATTGTGGTACCCCGGCGTGCGGTTCCAAATAGAGCAAAAGGCTGATGAGGGCAACGCGGTTGTTATACACTGTGGCACGTCAAGGAAGAAGATGCAAGCCATTGTGGGGACGTACGCATCACACATTAGGAATATGATTACCGGTGTGACGGAAGGCTTTTTCTATAAGTTGGCGGTTGTACACGCGCATTTTCCCATGCAGATCGCGCTGACAAAGGAGGGCGACGCCCTTTCCGTCTCGAACTTCTTGGGTGAACGGAAGCCGCGGATGGCGAAGATTGTGGAAGGCGTGAAAGTGGAACTGAAAGGCAGAGAGATCGTGGTTTCCGGCATTAACAAGGAGGCGGTGGGGCAGACTGCGGCAGACATAGAGCAGACGACGAGGATAAGAGGGTATGACCCGCGCGTCTTTCAGGATGGTATCTATTTGGTGGAGAAAGGCGTTGGTATGGGTACATAG
- the hisD gene encoding histidinol dehydrogenase encodes MIRAIKEVRESKELHSRIFDLAAVMPLAKEIIATVKSRGDAALLDYTETFDRVTLTEIEVKPDELEAAKERVDDEMVRCIEEAATAIQNFHYRQKKRAWLEEFKEGLFLGEMYVPFDVVGAYVPGSYFSSALMCVIPAKIAGVREIVVCTPPGKDGNADPLTLVAAKIAGATKICKVGGAQAIAALAFGTETIPKVQKIVGPGNVYVTAAKMAAREEGVEIDFPAGPSEVLIIADETANPSFIASDMRAQAEHGEKSQAVLLTDSARLAADVEREIAADTADETRSRSQYWIMVGASMEECIEFSNEYAPEHLELIVRTPMDVLKRIKNAGSVFIGNYAPVAAGDYATGANHVLPTAGYAKLFSGLDVDHFMHRITLQWLDKGGLEKIKDVIVRSCRAEGMEAHARSIEERFLPDSSI; translated from the coding sequence ATGATAAGAGCGATAAAGGAAGTGCGTGAGAGCAAGGAATTGCACAGTCGCATATTCGACTTAGCGGCTGTTATGCCACTTGCAAAGGAGATAATCGCTACGGTGAAGAGCCGCGGGGATGCGGCACTGTTGGACTATACCGAAACGTTCGACCGCGTAACCCTGACAGAGATAGAAGTGAAGCCGGACGAACTCGAAGCCGCAAAAGAGCGCGTCGATGACGAGATGGTACGGTGTATCGAAGAGGCGGCAACGGCGATACAAAATTTCCATTACCGGCAGAAGAAGCGCGCATGGTTAGAGGAATTTAAAGAGGGCCTCTTCCTCGGTGAGATGTACGTGCCGTTTGACGTGGTCGGCGCGTATGTCCCGGGCTCGTATTTCAGCAGCGCGTTAATGTGCGTAATTCCCGCGAAGATCGCCGGCGTACGTGAGATTGTGGTTTGCACACCTCCGGGAAAGGACGGGAACGCAGATCCGCTAACGTTGGTAGCTGCGAAGATCGCCGGTGCGACGAAGATCTGTAAGGTTGGCGGCGCTCAGGCGATTGCCGCGCTCGCTTTTGGTACTGAAACGATTCCGAAGGTGCAGAAGATAGTGGGACCCGGGAACGTGTACGTAACCGCAGCAAAGATGGCCGCACGCGAAGAAGGTGTTGAAATTGATTTCCCCGCGGGGCCGTCGGAGGTGTTGATCATCGCCGACGAAACGGCGAACCCTTCGTTTATTGCCTCGGATATGCGTGCACAAGCGGAGCACGGCGAGAAGTCACAGGCAGTTCTTCTTACAGACTCCGCACGCTTGGCTGCAGACGTGGAGCGCGAAATCGCCGCGGATACCGCCGACGAAACGCGCAGCAGATCGCAATATTGGATAATGGTCGGTGCGAGCATGGAAGAGTGCATCGAATTTTCAAACGAGTATGCACCAGAGCATCTAGAACTAATAGTGCGGACGCCAATGGACGTTCTGAAGCGCATCAAGAATGCAGGATCTGTGTTCATCGGCAATTATGCGCCAGTAGCGGCCGGTGATTACGCAACCGGTGCGAATCATGTGCTGCCAACTGCAGGCTACGCGAAGCTCTTCTCCGGGCTTGACGTCGACCACTTTATGCATCGAATCACCTTACAATGGCTGGATAAGGGCGGTTTAGAGAAGATAAAGGACGTCATCGTGCGGTCGTGCAGGGCAGAAGGCATGGAAGCGCATGCACGGTCGATAGAGGAGCGGTTTTTGCCGGATTCCTCTATCTGA
- a CDS encoding pyridoxal phosphate-dependent aminotransferase, giving the protein MLSKRVDRIAESATIKMGQLAEQLRAEGKAVLNFTLGEPDFRTPEHISDAAKQAMDLGYTHYTSSAGITELREEIAKKIREENKVEASVEKVIVTPGGKQAIYEVMMSLLDEGNEVLLLDPSWVTFEAAVKLAGGQPRWVKRLEEALTYEALGSAISDKTKLLVINSPNNPAGYVLSDHELKVVADFAVEHNLLVLSDEIYEKILYGRRHTSIASLGDMQERTIIINGFSKTYAMTGWRIGYAVAPPEILKGMLKIQQHSVSCASSISQYAALAALRGSQDCVAEMVTEFKRRREVIVKRLNAMGLHCVNPEGAFYAFVNTSDHGDDVAFTERLLQEAYIVVTPGSAFGSAGKDYVRFSFAASMEDIVEGLDRIEKMI; this is encoded by the coding sequence ATGCTATCAAAAAGAGTGGATAGAATAGCGGAATCAGCAACGATAAAAATGGGGCAGTTAGCAGAGCAATTACGGGCGGAGGGGAAGGCGGTACTGAACTTCACCCTCGGTGAGCCTGACTTCAGAACCCCGGAGCACATATCTGACGCAGCGAAGCAGGCCATGGACCTTGGCTACACGCACTATACGAGCAGCGCAGGCATCACCGAGTTACGGGAAGAGATCGCGAAGAAGATACGCGAGGAGAACAAGGTCGAGGCGAGCGTAGAGAAGGTAATCGTAACGCCGGGCGGCAAACAGGCGATTTATGAAGTGATGATGAGCCTTTTGGATGAGGGCAATGAGGTGCTCTTGCTCGACCCGAGCTGGGTTACCTTTGAAGCCGCGGTGAAACTGGCAGGCGGGCAGCCACGCTGGGTGAAGCGGTTAGAAGAAGCGTTGACATACGAAGCGCTGGGATCCGCAATATCGGACAAAACGAAACTGCTGGTGATAAACAGTCCAAACAATCCCGCGGGATATGTTCTTAGCGATCACGAATTGAAAGTGGTCGCCGACTTCGCGGTCGAGCACAACCTACTCGTGCTCTCTGACGAGATCTACGAGAAGATCCTCTATGGACGAAGGCATACGAGCATCGCTTCGCTTGGCGACATGCAGGAGCGAACAATAATCATCAACGGCTTCTCGAAGACGTATGCCATGACTGGCTGGCGAATCGGGTATGCTGTTGCGCCCCCTGAGATACTGAAAGGGATGCTGAAGATCCAACAGCATTCGGTAAGCTGTGCATCGTCCATATCGCAATATGCCGCGTTAGCTGCGCTTCGCGGGTCGCAAGATTGCGTGGCTGAAATGGTCACGGAGTTCAAACGGCGCAGGGAGGTAATTGTGAAGCGGCTGAACGCTATGGGGCTGCACTGCGTCAACCCCGAAGGCGCTTTTTATGCGTTTGTTAATACCTCAGATCATGGCGACGATGTGGCGTTCACTGAGCGGTTGCTACAAGAGGCGTATATCGTTGTTACACCGGGCTCGGCATTCGGAAGCGCAGGTAAAGATTACGTGCGGTTCTCATTCGCAGCGTCTATGGAAGACATCGTAGAAGGGTTGGATCGAATCGAAAAGATGATCTGA
- a CDS encoding lamin tail domain-containing protein, with protein MIKKRTVFVLVLAVAFLALLTGEALASYWIGGTVNDAADSTPADGHTVLLYYIDETNSTTATIGQYQANKYVVDAELIAGYAATVDDVLYVMVIDTGDGYTAGPVSVTISGVGADEAPTMTLQAPPAAPVVVINEFVADNTTEWVELYNKGAEAVDLTGWTLEDEVGNSKSLTALGTIAVGDYAVYSIASGWLNNGGDIIILKNDSGGIIDQVGYGTSGNAPAPDAGKSTGRCPNGVDTDDDAADFTKMDTPTPDAENACPIDTTAPTTAVTAPNLPGEPSPIPTEHQLNWTNSPVMLSFLRTDASGVAYTNFSTTSGEGAWTTVNNTTAVGPDAGLVSDITEQTFKVTVAAEDETTIWYYSVDKNETPNVETTKNLTVRKDIVNPQIIAVDLDPTTPDPKGDILVTVNATDALSGVAMVTANGQQLTKQNSPWNGTIKAEFLPGTHDVEVVVTDKAGNTANDTAQYTVPEVYGFEFTVDENAKTIVQGETATYTLTVTNTGNVNDTINITIVSGPGTLSINPEVAVAVGESKMVTLSVNGTDVTNYVTTVNATSQASEQTASVTVTTTVVAKQYGVTLTPDKTTAIITEGQTVTYTLTVENTGNTEDTINLTIVSGPGTLSINPEVTLAAAETKDVTLTVTGGAAGIFATTVNATSQGDANKTASVTVTTTVNKKSGPVGGVSGGPALDTDGDGYSDIVEWLQGSDPEDPCDPDPNCAACGKPSATPTAAPTAAPTAAPTAAPTPVTTPAATATPTPTPEEPGFGAVFAIAGLFAVAYLVLRRKQ; from the coding sequence ATGATAAAGAAGAGAACTGTTTTTGTACTGGTTCTTGCAGTGGCCTTTCTGGCACTACTGACAGGAGAAGCATTAGCATCGTATTGGATTGGTGGAACGGTTAACGATGCGGCGGATAGCACACCGGCAGATGGACATACGGTACTTTTATATTACATAGACGAAACTAACAGTACGACGGCTACGATAGGTCAATATCAGGCCAACAAATATGTAGTTGATGCTGAGTTAATCGCAGGTTATGCGGCTACGGTCGATGATGTGCTATACGTAATGGTAATCGACACGGGTGATGGCTACACCGCAGGACCTGTATCTGTAACGATATCAGGCGTCGGTGCGGATGAAGCGCCTACTATGACCCTCCAAGCACCGCCAGCGGCACCTGTGGTCGTGATAAACGAGTTCGTCGCGGACAACACCACGGAATGGGTAGAGCTGTACAACAAAGGCGCAGAGGCGGTTGATCTGACCGGGTGGACACTGGAGGATGAGGTTGGTAACAGCAAATCACTCACAGCGTTGGGAACCATCGCAGTAGGCGATTACGCGGTTTATAGCATTGCAAGTGGGTGGCTGAATAATGGCGGCGATATCATCATACTGAAGAACGATAGCGGTGGGATTATCGATCAGGTCGGATATGGTACTTCTGGCAATGCGCCGGCACCGGACGCGGGTAAATCAACGGGCCGATGTCCGAACGGTGTTGACACCGATGATGACGCGGCAGACTTCACGAAGATGGACACGCCAACACCGGATGCCGAGAATGCATGCCCGATCGACACTACAGCACCGACAACAGCGGTGACCGCGCCTAATTTGCCTGGTGAGCCGAGTCCAATACCGACGGAGCATCAATTGAACTGGACAAATTCGCCGGTGATGCTATCCTTTCTTCGCACTGATGCTAGCGGCGTTGCTTACACTAACTTCTCGACGACGTCGGGCGAAGGAGCGTGGACAACGGTAAACAACACAACCGCTGTCGGTCCGGATGCAGGGCTGGTTTCGGATATCACCGAGCAGACTTTCAAGGTGACGGTAGCTGCAGAGGACGAGACGACGATCTGGTACTACTCGGTGGACAAGAACGAGACGCCAAATGTTGAGACAACGAAGAATTTGACCGTGAGGAAAGACATTGTCAATCCACAGATTATTGCTGTGGACCTTGATCCAACCACGCCCGATCCAAAGGGAGACATACTTGTAACCGTTAATGCCACGGATGCATTGAGTGGTGTCGCAATGGTGACGGCAAATGGCCAGCAACTGACGAAGCAGAACAGTCCGTGGAATGGAACGATAAAGGCCGAATTCTTACCGGGAACGCACGATGTGGAAGTAGTGGTGACCGATAAGGCTGGTAATACGGCAAATGATACGGCACAATATACCGTTCCCGAGGTCTACGGCTTCGAGTTCACCGTTGATGAGAACGCGAAGACGATTGTGCAAGGTGAGACGGCAACATACACCTTAACGGTGACGAACACGGGGAACGTAAATGACACAATCAACATAACAATAGTGTCAGGACCGGGAACGCTGAGTATCAATCCGGAAGTGGCTGTAGCAGTGGGTGAGAGTAAGATGGTTACGTTGTCTGTTAATGGTACCGATGTTACCAATTATGTGACAACGGTGAATGCAACGTCACAGGCCTCAGAGCAGACCGCCAGTGTTACGGTGACGACCACGGTTGTGGCGAAACAGTACGGCGTTACGCTCACACCAGATAAGACCACAGCGATTATCACGGAAGGGCAGACGGTAACGTACACCTTAACGGTGGAGAATACGGGAAATACCGAGGATACAATTAATCTAACAATAGTGTCAGGACCGGGAACGCTGAGTATAAATCCAGAAGTGACGTTAGCGGCGGCTGAAACCAAGGATGTTACATTAACCGTGACCGGTGGCGCTGCAGGAATCTTCGCGACAACAGTAAATGCAACGTCGCAGGGTGATGCAAACAAGACTGCCAGTGTTACGGTGACAACCACGGTTAATAAAAAATCGGGTCCCGTGGGAGGGGTTTCCGGAGGACCAGCACTCGACACCGATGGCGACGGCTACTCTGACATAGTGGAGTGGCTGCAGGGCAGCGACCCAGAAGATCCGTGTGATCCTGATCCGAACTGTGCGGCGTGCGGCAAACCATCAGCAACACCAACCGCAGCACCAACCGCAGCACCAACCGCAGCACCAACCGCAGCACCAACGCCTGTGACAACGCCAGCAGCAACAGCAACACCAACCCCAACGCCTGAAGAGCCAGGTTTCGGAGCAGTGTTCGCAATTGCAGGACTGTTCGCAGTGGCGTACTTGGTACTGAGAAGGAAGCAGTAA